The stretch of DNA TTGGAATCGGAACAGAAAATGCTGGCACTCATAAATTAGCAGTAAACGGCTCCATAAATGCCAAAGAAATTCTAGTAACCGAAACAGTACCAAGTTCTGATTATGTATTTGAGGAAGATTACCCATTGATGCCATTAACAGAGCTAGAAAACTACGTAAACACCAAAAAGCATTTGCCAGAAGTAATGAGCGCCAATGAGTTTGCCGAAAACGGATACAACCTTGGAGAAATGGATGATGTCTTATTAAGGAAGGTGGAGGAATTGACTCTTTATATTATCCAACAGCAAAAGGATATTGCTCAACAGCAGAAGGAGATAGATAGTTTAAAAGAAAAGCTTGAAAACCAATAAAAAGAAAAACGATATGAAAAATATAATATTTGTGCTTGCCGCACTTTTGATTGGACTTAGCTCTTGTAAAAAAGAAGAGGAAGTGGAACCACAAGTTAATAAGGATGATTTGCTTTGTAGGACATGGCAATTAGATAAAGAAATTAAAAATGGAGTAGAAAACGAAACTATGTTTGATACCGACTATAAGTTTAATAAAGATGGTACAGCCACTGCCATAGTGTATTTTGCTCAACCATATACTTTTAATATTGAATGGCGATGGATAGATAATAAGGAGAATATAGAGATTTATGTTATCAATTCGAAATCTCATATTCTAAAACAATTTGAAAACTTTTCCTTTCCATATTTCAAATTAGTGAAGTTAGGATGGGATAAGGTGGAGATAAAAAAGCTTACTGCTCAGGAACTAGTATTTGAACAATTAATTGGAGAAGACCTCTACAGGATGGAATTCTCAGAAAAATAAAACATAATGAATAAATTGTATTTTAAACTTTTGATGTATTCTTTGGCATTATTAATACTTTCAATGTATTCATGCGATAAAGAGGAGAACTTAATAGAATTAATCAAAGGAAGTTATAATATTAAGTATGCTAGTGTTGGTGGTGAGGATTTGACAGGATATTTAATTAATGACTCTGTGAGTTTAACAAATTTAGTTGTTGGTCAAGATGGAGGTAGTTACTTGTTTTACATGTATTTCCAATCTTATGATCGTCACTTTGTTTATTCATCGAGGTATTCATTTTTAAATGATGAAAAGTTATCAATAACAAACACAACTTCAGAAAGTGGTATGCCTATGATTATTTACGAAAACATTGCTTTTCTTCCTTTTTCTAAGCAAGAAAAAATTGTTTTTAACCTTGAAAAACTAACTGAAAATCAATTGGTTTTAAATACTTTTTATTCTGGCAAAACATATAGATATGAATTTGAAGAATAAACTTATTATATTTTTTACTCTAGTTTTTTCAATGCAATCTTTTACTCAAAATAATTTTAATACCTCTATGGCTTCTGAATTGCATGAGAAATATTGGTTCTATAGAGAGCGATTAAAATATTTTGTCTTACCTGGTGAAGGTCCTGGTAACAGTGTTGTATTTGGTTCAAGAAACCATTGGGAAAGTGAAAAAGTTAGTGTTGGAGACCAAACAATTAAATTAGGTTGGTATTTATCTGTACTTGCGACAGAATATAAGCTATTAGGGAATCAGTCTTTAGAAAGGGATCAGACTTTGACAGAATTGTATTATGCAATAAAAGCTTTTGAAAGATTGGACTTATGCGAAACATATGATCCATGGTTTAAAAATGTGGCTTATAAAGATGGTTTTTTTATGAGGTGTGATATTCAGTTGGTTAACGGAGAAGCAGAACCTGATTATAATCATTTAAACTTTGGTATGAATCAAGAAGACGATTTTAAAAGTAGGCCACCTGGTTTGCCTGCATATATTAGTGATGTTCATTTTGATGGAAATACTTCTCAACATAAGAAGGCTGAAGCAATGAGTCAAGATCAAGCTGCTGTAATGATTATGGGATTTGGTATGGTAATCAAGTGTATGCCTTGGGGCGATATTACTTTTAATAACACATTGACAGGTGAAGAGAACTTTCCATATAATTTTGTACAGAATGCCATAACAAATGTGAATAATATTGGTGACTATATTGGCAATGTTGATTTAAGCAATGGTCCTGCGTATTTTAGTTTTGATGATATGGATGAAGAAGAGGGGATATATTGGGAGATATTATTTAATAGAATTCTTCCAAACCCATTGCCAGCTGTTGATGTGGCGAGTTATTGGACTATTTTTGATCCTAATCAAGAATTAGTAAACAGAGGCCCATGGGTATATTTTTTTAGATGGGGTTTCAGTGAAGCGATTAGGAAGTTAACGGGTCATACTATTCCAACCTCATTTCTAAATGATTGCACGAATGGTGACGGTAGTGAGCTATGGTGGGGATTTTCAATGTTTGCTCCAGCTGGTAATCACTACAACAGAGTGAATGCTTCTACATTAGCAGCTATTGCAAATTCATGGGATCAAGCATTTACTAATACAGATGGAAGAATTAATGACCTGCTAAATAATGAAAATCATCAATATTTGTATTTATTAGCCTATATCCTGTTTCAGGGTCCAGATGATGATGCAAATACTGAATATATAAATGATGGAACTGGGTTGTCAGGAAGTTTTAATGGAGAAGAAAATTCGGAAGCTGTTATACATGAAATGTTAGAAACAGCTCCTTGGTGTGGGCCTTATCAATTTAAGCCTGAGGGAGGAGATGATTATATCCATTTTGATTTCTGTGATTGTGAAATATATAGAAGGGCTGGGAATGGATGGGCTTCTGGTAATAGGTTTAGAAGTTATGTATCAGAACAGTATGGTGAGGATTGGATTGAGCAAGGTAGGGGTAGCTCACCTGGTTTAGACTATATGCTTTTATATAATCTATTCCATTACTATCTCAATTGGTGGTATGGTTGGGATTATGGATATATTCCATATAGAAATATGTTAAACTCTGTTTCTTCACAAGATTATCCATATCAGGAAGATGGAGTCACATATGGAAATGTTAATAACCCGGCAAATCTCCGAGCCTTTCATTCATTTACGGATAATGGAGTTGTGAGTTCAAATGGTGATTTAAACCTGGTGGCAGGGGAGATGATTAAGTTAACTCCTGGTTTTCATGTTGTTCCGGGTGGGCGTTTCTCAGCTAAAATAGAAGAATTCGATTGTTGGGATAAGGCTCAAAATAGCAAATCAACCCAGTTTGCCGATAATAATTATATTCAATATGAATGGGAAGACCTACCGGATAACTCAAGTTTTACTTCATCAAATGAGGAGGCTAAAAATATTGACAAAAGCAGTATCGTTGATAGTGAAAATGTTTTTGTAGTTATCCCTAATCCAGCTAATAATCAATTGCATTTTGAGTTTAGTAATCGTTCAGGTTTATCCTATCAGATCACAATTAGAGATGCATATGGTAAAACAGCCCAAATAGAACCCAATTATCATTCAGGAACTACTATAGATATCTCTGCCCTAAGCAATGGACTATATATTGCAGAGGTAGTAATAGATAATCAAGTTTATCAGGAAAAGTTTGTAGTGTTATAATCAATAAATAATCATTTATAAAAACCGTTTCATTTGTTCGAAACGGTTTTTATTATATAGAAGCATTTGATAATAATGGCATAGCATTTCGAGAAAAATTTATTGTAAAGCACTAAAAACTAAAATATGAAAAAAGCGTTTTTTTATCT from Lentimicrobium sp. L6 encodes:
- a CDS encoding T9SS type A sorting domain-containing protein, which encodes MNLKNKLIIFFTLVFSMQSFTQNNFNTSMASELHEKYWFYRERLKYFVLPGEGPGNSVVFGSRNHWESEKVSVGDQTIKLGWYLSVLATEYKLLGNQSLERDQTLTELYYAIKAFERLDLCETYDPWFKNVAYKDGFFMRCDIQLVNGEAEPDYNHLNFGMNQEDDFKSRPPGLPAYISDVHFDGNTSQHKKAEAMSQDQAAVMIMGFGMVIKCMPWGDITFNNTLTGEENFPYNFVQNAITNVNNIGDYIGNVDLSNGPAYFSFDDMDEEEGIYWEILFNRILPNPLPAVDVASYWTIFDPNQELVNRGPWVYFFRWGFSEAIRKLTGHTIPTSFLNDCTNGDGSELWWGFSMFAPAGNHYNRVNASTLAAIANSWDQAFTNTDGRINDLLNNENHQYLYLLAYILFQGPDDDANTEYINDGTGLSGSFNGEENSEAVIHEMLETAPWCGPYQFKPEGGDDYIHFDFCDCEIYRRAGNGWASGNRFRSYVSEQYGEDWIEQGRGSSPGLDYMLLYNLFHYYLNWWYGWDYGYIPYRNMLNSVSSQDYPYQEDGVTYGNVNNPANLRAFHSFTDNGVVSSNGDLNLVAGEMIKLTPGFHVVPGGRFSAKIEEFDCWDKAQNSKSTQFADNNYIQYEWEDLPDNSSFTSSNEEAKNIDKSSIVDSENVFVVIPNPANNQLHFEFSNRSGLSYQITIRDAYGKTAQIEPNYHSGTTIDISALSNGLYIAEVVIDNQVYQEKFVVL